From Candidatus Pedobacter colombiensis, one genomic window encodes:
- a CDS encoding recombinase family protein, translating to MKSAYLYVRVSTDEQKRKGYSLPEQEDRLFKYCESNNIHVKGVYREDFSAKNFNRPEWKQLVLAVKKERTKEEKNILFIKWDRFSRNIQYAYEMIGILRKYNTKAMAIDQPVDLDIPESSVMLAVYLSVPEAENTRRALNTANGMRRARQMGRHPNKAPMGFVNLTGIDGKKFIAPKQPEASVVRWIFLQLAKNIYRMTDVRKMAVDKGFLCSPSNFSKLIRNPVYCGLIPVTLNAEEKQMVKGNHEALISVSTFYQVQSIINSKRRISSRTEELKAIFFLTGFLICPLCGRRICGSFSKGSKNKYPYYHCRGRCRTRMNAVLLNYNYERKLQQLVLSDNAIQLLDLILDDANLITNRTEYLNERAELLRQLARQQSALSKARKLFIEDILKFDDYSEFKKEYLLNSACLKKELGDNIDKLKSIDMQRQLQHRTLIDVFGGYATLDTADKKHLAKLLPPTKVNFQTGELSLELNGALSKILMLNKNGQLWK from the coding sequence ATGAAATCAGCTTATCTATACGTCCGTGTAAGCACCGACGAACAAAAAAGGAAGGGCTATTCCCTGCCCGAACAGGAGGATCGATTATTCAAGTATTGTGAATCCAACAATATACATGTTAAAGGAGTTTACAGGGAAGACTTTTCGGCAAAGAACTTCAACCGGCCCGAATGGAAACAACTTGTATTGGCCGTCAAAAAAGAACGTACCAAAGAAGAAAAGAATATCTTATTCATCAAGTGGGATAGGTTCAGTCGTAACATACAATATGCCTACGAGATGATCGGTATATTACGGAAGTACAATACCAAGGCAATGGCCATCGATCAGCCTGTCGATCTCGATATTCCGGAGAGTTCGGTAATGCTTGCCGTCTACCTTTCCGTCCCGGAAGCGGAAAATACCAGGCGTGCCCTTAATACTGCAAATGGAATGCGTAGAGCTCGGCAGATGGGGCGACATCCGAACAAGGCCCCAATGGGATTTGTAAACCTTACTGGGATTGACGGGAAAAAGTTTATCGCACCAAAGCAGCCCGAAGCGAGTGTTGTCAGATGGATTTTTCTTCAGCTAGCAAAAAATATCTATAGGATGACGGACGTTAGAAAGATGGCTGTTGATAAAGGCTTCCTCTGCTCGCCTTCAAATTTTTCCAAGCTTATCCGTAACCCTGTTTATTGTGGTCTGATTCCCGTAACATTGAATGCCGAAGAAAAGCAGATGGTAAAGGGCAACCATGAGGCTTTAATTTCTGTGTCGACTTTTTATCAGGTGCAGAGTATCATAAATTCAAAAAGAAGGATTTCAAGTAGAACGGAAGAGCTAAAGGCAATATTTTTTCTGACAGGTTTTTTGATATGTCCCCTTTGTGGTAGAAGGATTTGCGGAAGTTTTTCGAAAGGATCGAAAAACAAGTATCCATATTATCATTGCAGGGGACGATGTAGGACTAGGATGAATGCAGTTCTCCTCAATTATAATTATGAGCGCAAACTACAGCAGCTTGTGCTTTCCGATAATGCTATCCAACTTCTCGATCTTATTCTAGATGATGCTAATCTAATCACGAATAGGACGGAATACCTGAACGAAAGAGCAGAACTTTTGAGACAGCTTGCGAGACAGCAGTCAGCGCTTTCCAAAGCTCGGAAATTGTTCATAGAAGATATATTGAAGTTTGATGATTATAGTGAATTCAAAAAGGAATATCTGCTAAATTCTGCCTGTCTCAAAAAAGAACTGGGTGATAATATTGATAAGCTGAAAAGTATTGATATGCAACGTCAATTACAGCACAGAACCTTGATAGACGTTTTTGGCGGATACGCCACTCTGGATACCGCCGATAAAAAACACCTTGCCAAGCTTCTCCCGCCAACCAAGGTTAACTTCCAAACTGGCGAACTTTCCTTGGAACTGAACGGGGCATTGTCAAAAATATTGATGTTGAACAAAAATGGCCAATTATGGAAATGA
- a CDS encoding ATP-binding protein: MKNKVNVNNNSIDSAGITKDYMDAVAELIWNGFDASASIIDIKFNSNEIDHINELNIVDNGTGINLAELTDTFGSFLDSVKRGSFQRSSYIRGKKGKGRFSFIAFANTAVWSTVFLDMESEKCLAYDVTIHANDKDHYNDDNKRIAETSQTGTWLKLSDLHGVTAYSFQCDEFINFLKYEFGWFLLLNSKNNFILSINGVPLKYDDILGDHEVSDRIISDAKIVDHKFTITYVRWNEKIGDKFYYYFLNGEKKEKFKQLTSFNNNAINFFHSIYIESDFFDDFTFSDSEESEPLFGNTPNNPVFKTLVKELQQIINLKQKEFVRINGANELISKYERNGVFPKFKNNKYEQEKRKDLVEVVREIYCIQPKIFKGLNETQEKTSIGFINLLLDTDERENILSILEGIVNISSEERENLSVLLKKTGFAHITRTINLIENRFKTVELLKTLVFDLKHFSNERDHIQHAIADNYWLFGEQFHLVTANEGFEKLLSNYLHLVDGLTKPPKVKIQDEEKNRRPDLFMCRQRSVPDPNNHDDDIEENIMVELKRPTVTIGKEQLRQIEDYMDFITRLDQFNSQTRKWKFFVVSNKVDEYIEKQYDEFKGKGKRYLVKSWGNLEVFAMTWDDVFRNFIVKHKYLLDKLDFDQKALHEELNLKGIKLDVSGAQLITNTVRIRALQNN; encoded by the coding sequence ATGAAGAATAAAGTAAATGTAAACAATAATAGCATTGATTCTGCTGGTATAACGAAGGACTATATGGATGCTGTTGCAGAATTAATCTGGAACGGGTTTGATGCCAGTGCATCCATAATAGATATCAAGTTCAATTCAAATGAGATAGACCATATCAATGAATTGAATATCGTTGATAACGGAACTGGAATCAACCTCGCCGAATTGACAGATACTTTTGGTTCTTTTCTGGACTCGGTAAAAAGGGGGTCTTTTCAAAGGTCCTCTTATATTCGTGGCAAAAAAGGAAAAGGCCGTTTTTCATTTATAGCTTTTGCGAATACCGCAGTCTGGTCAACAGTTTTTCTAGATATGGAGTCTGAAAAATGCTTGGCTTACGACGTGACTATCCATGCAAACGATAAGGATCATTATAATGATGATAATAAAAGAATAGCTGAAACCAGTCAAACAGGAACTTGGTTGAAGTTGTCCGATTTACATGGTGTAACGGCTTATTCATTTCAATGCGATGAGTTTATTAATTTTTTGAAATATGAATTTGGCTGGTTTTTATTGCTCAATAGTAAAAATAACTTCATTCTCAGTATTAACGGAGTCCCACTTAAATACGATGATATTCTAGGGGATCATGAAGTTTCAGACCGGATAATTTCTGATGCTAAAATAGTTGATCATAAATTTACGATCACTTATGTACGCTGGAATGAAAAAATTGGGGACAAATTCTATTATTATTTTTTAAACGGGGAAAAGAAAGAAAAGTTCAAACAGCTTACTTCATTTAACAATAATGCAATTAACTTTTTTCATAGCATCTATATTGAGTCTGATTTCTTTGATGACTTTACTTTTTCTGACAGTGAAGAGTCTGAACCACTATTTGGCAATACCCCAAATAATCCCGTTTTCAAAACTTTAGTTAAGGAATTACAACAAATTATCAATTTAAAACAAAAAGAATTTGTACGGATCAATGGAGCTAACGAACTCATATCAAAATACGAGAGAAATGGTGTTTTTCCGAAGTTTAAGAACAATAAATATGAACAGGAAAAACGAAAGGACCTCGTTGAAGTTGTCAGAGAAATCTATTGCATTCAGCCTAAGATATTTAAAGGACTTAACGAAACCCAGGAAAAGACCAGCATCGGGTTCATCAATCTTTTGCTAGATACAGATGAGCGTGAAAATATATTATCCATACTTGAGGGAATAGTCAATATCTCCAGTGAAGAACGAGAAAATCTATCGGTTTTGCTTAAAAAAACAGGATTTGCACACATTACCAGGACTATTAATCTTATTGAGAATAGGTTTAAGACAGTAGAACTTTTAAAGACACTTGTATTTGATCTTAAACATTTCTCTAACGAAAGAGATCATATCCAACATGCAATTGCTGATAACTATTGGCTTTTTGGAGAACAATTCCACTTAGTGACAGCAAATGAAGGGTTTGAGAAATTATTATCAAACTATCTCCACCTAGTTGATGGCTTAACTAAGCCTCCAAAGGTTAAAATTCAGGATGAGGAAAAAAACCGTAGACCTGATTTGTTTATGTGCCGTCAGAGAAGTGTTCCTGATCCAAATAACCATGATGACGATATAGAGGAAAATATTATGGTGGAATTGAAGCGTCCTACAGTTACCATAGGTAAGGAGCAGCTTAGGCAGATCGAAGATTATATGGATTTTATTACACGTCTGGATCAGTTTAATTCACAAACGAGAAAATGGAAGTTCTTCGTGGTGAGCAACAAAGTAGATGAATATATTGAGAAACAATATGATGAATTCAAGGGTAAAGGTAAACGTTATCTGGTAAAATCATGGGGAAACTTGGAAGTTTTTGCTATGACATGGGATGATGTTTTTAGAAACTTCATAGTCAAACACAAATATTTACTAGATAAGCTCGATTTTGATCAAAAGGCACTTCATGAAGAGCTTAATTTAAAAGGAATTAAACTGGATGTATCCGGAGCTCAACTAATTACGAATACTGTAAGAATCCGAGCATTACAGAATAATTAA
- a CDS encoding START-like domain-containing protein, giving the protein MSEKKKFTLEYELRSSPRILFSFISEPNGLSQWFADDVVFRDQTYTFTWDDEIQKAKLLSVKENKLVKFKWIDDDPHCYFEMEIVQDELTNDVALAITDFATDDTLAERTLIWDNQINYLHSVLGA; this is encoded by the coding sequence ATGTCAGAAAAGAAAAAATTTACCCTAGAATATGAATTGAGATCGTCTCCACGTATTTTATTTAGCTTTATTAGCGAGCCAAATGGCCTATCTCAATGGTTTGCGGATGATGTAGTTTTCCGTGATCAAACATATACTTTCACGTGGGATGATGAAATACAGAAGGCGAAATTGCTTAGTGTTAAGGAAAACAAGCTTGTTAAATTTAAATGGATTGATGACGACCCACATTGCTATTTTGAAATGGAAATTGTCCAGGATGAATTAACCAATGATGTTGCTCTTGCGATAACAGATTTTGCAACTGATGATACCCTGGCTGAGCGTACATTAATTTGGGATAATCAGATAAACTACCT